In Tindallia magadiensis, one DNA window encodes the following:
- the iadA gene encoding beta-aspartyl-peptidase, giving the protein MLLIRNVEVYQPSYMGRQDVLMAGDQILAIQKNLELGSLASGTEVIEAEGQILLPGFIDTHVHITGGGGEGGPHTRTPPIQLTDLTKAGVTTVVGCLGTDGFTRSMKDLLAKAAGLEEEGIRVYAWTGSYQMPVRSLFDHLEEDLLHLPRVIGVGEVALSDHRSSQPTVEEVKKLAASARVGGMLSGKPGLINFHLGDQPGGLSMLMKICQDTHIPLTQFLPTHQNRNEDLFQEALAYGKAGGYMDFTTSTVPAFIEEGEVPCHQALARALDAGISIEQISFSSDAQGSLPVFDKAGKCIGLEVGSSASLFQAVLEAVRLEGISLETALQTITSTPAKIMNWQDKGVLQVGGKADAVLFNVDEQRIETVIAKGEIMIQNQKVVVKGVFE; this is encoded by the coding sequence ATGTTGTTAATCCGTAACGTAGAGGTGTATCAACCATCTTATATGGGACGACAGGATGTATTGATGGCAGGGGATCAAATACTTGCGATCCAGAAGAACCTTGAGCTGGGAAGCCTGGCCTCCGGGACAGAAGTGATCGAGGCAGAGGGACAGATCCTATTGCCCGGGTTTATTGATACTCATGTCCATATAACCGGCGGTGGTGGCGAAGGAGGACCTCATACACGCACACCTCCCATCCAATTGACAGACTTAACCAAAGCAGGTGTGACCACGGTGGTTGGCTGTTTGGGAACCGATGGATTCACCCGATCAATGAAAGACTTGTTAGCGAAAGCAGCCGGTCTTGAAGAAGAAGGAATTCGGGTGTATGCCTGGACAGGCTCCTATCAAATGCCGGTACGTTCTCTTTTTGACCACCTGGAAGAAGACCTGCTGCACTTACCCAGGGTGATAGGGGTAGGAGAAGTAGCATTATCCGACCATCGGTCTTCTCAACCGACCGTAGAAGAAGTGAAAAAACTGGCGGCTTCTGCCCGGGTTGGCGGCATGTTAAGCGGGAAACCGGGATTGATTAACTTTCACCTAGGCGATCAACCCGGTGGTTTATCTATGTTAATGAAAATATGTCAGGATACTCACATTCCTCTGACACAGTTCTTACCAACCCACCAAAACAGAAATGAAGACCTGTTTCAGGAAGCCTTAGCCTATGGAAAAGCTGGTGGGTACATGGATTTTACCACCAGTACCGTACCAGCCTTTATCGAAGAAGGAGAAGTGCCTTGTCATCAAGCACTGGCAAGAGCATTAGATGCGGGAATTTCTATTGAACAGATCAGCTTTAGTTCTGATGCTCAAGGTAGTTTGCCGGTGTTTGATAAGGCGGGCAAATGCATTGGTTTAGAAGTGGGAAGCTCTGCTTCTTTATTTCAAGCGGTTTTAGAGGCTGTCAGGCTGGAGGGCATTTCTTTGGAAACAGCCCTTCAGACCATTACGTCGACACCGGCAAAAATCATGAACTGGCAGGATAAAGGGGTTCTTCAGGTTGGTGGAAAGGCGGATGCGGTTCTTTTTAATGTGGATGAGCAGAGAATTGAAACCGTTATTGCAAAAGGAGAAATAATGATACAGAATCAAAAAGTGGTTGTAAAAGGTGTATTTGAATAG
- a CDS encoding glycine/sarcosine/betaine reductase component B subunit, producing the protein MKLTLEKIIVENMIFGSPSGINNGVITIDDEALREMILKDQRIAKVHIRIARPEESIRIYSVRDVIEPRVKIDGPGQLFPGIIGQQSTVGQGITKILEGAAVVTVGHLQGTQDGIIDMSGPGAAYSPFSKTHNLLISCEPVPGLRNESFDEALRLAGLKTAHYIGEACQQESPQVKTTYETLPIEEQKQQYPNLPNVGYVYMLQGQGLFYDTYFYGKPARDMLPTYLYPTEVMEGAIVNGNLMIACDRNTTYHHLNNPVIEDLYAAHGKEINFCGVIVTNQPTTLKGKENASDLTAALAEELGLDGVIISKEEYGNTDADLMMNCRKLEEKGIKTVLITDEFAGQDGTSQSLADADPKADAIVSTGNANEAVLLPQMERIIGNSAITETPECTTQQQIQNAPQIKMEIFSFVGSTNEFGFNKMSTKGY; encoded by the coding sequence ATGAAACTAACACTCGAAAAAATAATCGTAGAAAACATGATCTTCGGAAGCCCCAGCGGCATAAACAACGGAGTTATCACCATTGACGATGAAGCCCTTAGAGAAATGATTCTGAAGGATCAACGAATTGCAAAGGTTCATATCCGTATCGCAAGACCCGAAGAATCGATACGCATTTACTCTGTACGAGATGTTATTGAACCCAGAGTTAAAATAGATGGACCAGGACAACTTTTTCCCGGTATCATCGGTCAGCAAAGCACCGTAGGTCAAGGAATCACAAAAATCCTTGAAGGCGCCGCTGTCGTAACCGTCGGCCATCTTCAAGGAACTCAGGATGGTATTATCGATATGTCCGGACCCGGTGCTGCCTATAGCCCTTTTTCAAAAACCCATAACCTGTTGATAAGCTGCGAACCGGTTCCCGGGTTAAGAAATGAGTCCTTTGATGAAGCCCTGCGTTTAGCTGGTCTAAAAACAGCTCATTATATCGGCGAAGCCTGTCAACAGGAATCCCCTCAAGTAAAAACAACTTATGAAACACTGCCTATCGAGGAACAAAAGCAACAATACCCAAACCTGCCCAACGTCGGCTATGTCTATATGCTACAAGGTCAGGGACTGTTTTACGACACCTATTTTTACGGAAAACCAGCCAGGGATATGCTCCCTACTTATCTATACCCTACAGAAGTTATGGAAGGTGCTATTGTCAACGGAAATCTAATGATTGCCTGCGATAGAAACACTACGTACCACCATCTGAACAACCCGGTTATTGAAGATTTATATGCAGCTCATGGCAAAGAGATCAATTTTTGCGGCGTCATTGTAACCAATCAACCGACTACCTTAAAAGGAAAAGAAAACGCCTCCGACCTTACAGCCGCTTTAGCAGAGGAGTTAGGCCTTGACGGAGTTATTATTTCGAAGGAAGAATATGGAAATACGGATGCGGATTTAATGATGAACTGCCGGAAATTGGAAGAAAAGGGGATTAAAACCGTATTAATTACCGATGAATTCGCTGGACAAGACGGAACTTCCCAATCTTTGGCCGATGCGGATCCCAAAGCCGACGCCATCGTTTCCACAGGAAACGCCAATGAAGCTGTTCTGCTTCCCCAGATGGAAAGGATAATTGGCAACTCAGCAATAACTGAAACTCCAGAGTGCACCACGCAGCAGCAGATCCAGAATGCCCCACAGATTAAAATGGAAATATTTTCCTTTGTTGGATCAACCAACGAATTTGGCTTTAATAAAATGAGTACAAAAGGGTATTAA
- the mtnA gene encoding S-methyl-5-thioribose-1-phosphate isomerase has translation MKEIIALEYKQGILHMIDQRKLPRQQETFLCKTWQEVDFAIQDMVVRGAPAIGAAAAYGALLAAKEYEKEPKPVFLSKMEESLSVLNESRPTAVNLMWAIKRMRNLLKQYAQESITQLVERIEAEADAIVAADQAINVTMGDYGNSIIPEKATILTHCNTGALATVGIGTALGVVRQAFRSGKDIFVYADETRPRLQGGRLTAWELMQEGIPASLIADSVAATLIRDGKIDVILVGADRIATNGDTANKIGTFMLSVLAKTYQVPFYIVAPTTTIDFDMSHGDEIVIEERSSEEVTHIDGHPTAPEGIQVYNPAFDVTPHQNITGIITEKGIIRAPFHENIPPLKGEE, from the coding sequence ATGAAAGAAATCATTGCATTGGAATATAAACAAGGAATACTTCACATGATTGATCAACGCAAACTGCCCCGTCAGCAGGAAACCTTTCTTTGTAAAACCTGGCAGGAAGTAGATTTTGCTATCCAGGATATGGTAGTAAGAGGAGCACCAGCCATCGGAGCCGCTGCTGCTTATGGCGCTCTGTTGGCGGCTAAAGAATATGAAAAAGAGCCAAAACCTGTTTTTTTGTCAAAAATGGAGGAAAGCCTGTCCGTTCTAAACGAGTCTCGTCCTACAGCCGTCAATTTAATGTGGGCCATCAAACGTATGCGGAATTTGCTAAAGCAATATGCACAGGAGAGCATCACCCAACTGGTGGAACGTATTGAAGCAGAAGCGGATGCCATCGTTGCGGCTGATCAGGCAATTAATGTCACCATGGGAGACTATGGAAACAGTATTATTCCTGAAAAAGCAACCATTTTAACCCATTGTAATACCGGTGCATTAGCTACTGTTGGAATCGGCACTGCTTTAGGAGTCGTTCGTCAGGCTTTCCGAAGTGGTAAAGATATTTTTGTTTATGCTGACGAAACCCGCCCCCGCCTTCAAGGTGGTCGGCTGACTGCTTGGGAATTGATGCAGGAAGGAATCCCTGCAAGCCTTATTGCCGACAGTGTTGCCGCTACCCTTATTCGAGACGGTAAGATTGATGTGATTTTAGTAGGTGCTGACCGTATTGCTACCAATGGAGACACAGCGAATAAAATAGGTACTTTTATGCTTTCTGTACTGGCAAAAACCTATCAGGTTCCCTTTTACATCGTAGCCCCTACCACGACCATCGATTTCGACATGAGCCATGGCGATGAAATTGTTATTGAAGAACGAAGCAGTGAAGAAGTGACTCATATTGATGGTCACCCCACCGCACCAGAAGGGATTCAAGTATATAACCCGGCTTTTGATGTCACTCCTCATCAGAATATTACTGGAATTATTACCGAAAAAGGTATTATCAGAGCCCCTTTTCATGAAAACATTCCACCCCTGAAAGGAGAGGAATAA
- a CDS encoding GntR family transcriptional regulator, with amino-acid sequence MKIKEKTISLSMQAKGKILEYIQENNLKGDDQLPPESLLMESMGVCRHTVREALALLEQENVIYKVQGKGTFVHIPPISINGGLEKLESITCMIENAGYTPGTQWISIKEDQPTQSMKKKLALSSDESVITFTRLRTANGKPAAYCVDSVPRSMIQGPIPEKVTEESMFQYLEKHYELHPVYAVTEIIPKQADQQKMIDAGMPKNQLLLLLHQVHYNRQRVPLIYSMDYFNPELFKFWVNRTI; translated from the coding sequence ATGAAAATCAAAGAAAAAACCATTTCATTAAGCATGCAGGCAAAAGGTAAAATTTTGGAATATATTCAGGAGAACAATCTAAAAGGTGATGACCAACTACCACCAGAATCCCTTCTGATGGAAAGCATGGGCGTCTGTCGTCATACCGTTCGTGAAGCCTTAGCCTTGTTAGAACAAGAGAATGTTATTTATAAAGTGCAAGGCAAAGGTACGTTTGTTCATATCCCGCCCATCTCCATCAACGGCGGTTTAGAAAAGTTGGAAAGCATTACCTGCATGATCGAAAATGCCGGTTATACACCGGGTACCCAATGGATCAGCATTAAAGAGGATCAACCTACCCAGAGTATGAAAAAAAAGTTAGCTCTTTCCTCCGACGAATCCGTCATTACCTTTACCCGGTTACGAACGGCTAATGGAAAACCGGCGGCCTACTGTGTTGATTCCGTCCCCCGATCCATGATCCAGGGACCAATACCTGAAAAGGTAACAGAAGAGTCCATGTTTCAGTACTTGGAGAAACATTATGAATTGCATCCTGTCTATGCCGTCACCGAAATCATTCCTAAACAAGCAGATCAACAAAAGATGATAGATGCTGGAATGCCAAAAAATCAATTGCTTTTATTGCTCCATCAGGTTCATTACAATCGTCAGCGGGTACCACTGATTTATTCTATGGATTATTTTAATCCTGAGCTATTTAAGTTCTGGGTGAATCGGACCATTTAA
- a CDS encoding S-methyl-5'-thioinosine phosphorylase gives MRKAIIGGTGVYGIGENPRKETVSTPYGSVDVDMVTFKEEEIIFLARHGKKHSVPPHLINYRANMKALEILGVKWIYATAAVGSCNEDFAPGDLVIIKDFLDFTKNRPVTFFEGGTEPVCHVDMTSPYCPILRDKFIAFAKQEQISIKGEGVYVCTEGPRFESHQEIRMYKNLGGDVVGMTNIPEVIFAKELGMCYATIGMISNWCTGMQQDPIALHDIETALGNSKELLSHAFMNIFEQSLDQDQCTCNASLVSL, from the coding sequence ATGAGAAAAGCCATTATTGGCGGCACCGGTGTTTATGGCATCGGCGAAAACCCTCGAAAGGAAACCGTCTCTACGCCTTATGGATCTGTAGACGTTGACATGGTCACTTTTAAGGAAGAAGAAATTATTTTTCTTGCCCGCCACGGAAAAAAACATTCGGTTCCGCCTCACCTTATTAACTATCGGGCTAATATGAAAGCTCTGGAAATCCTGGGCGTAAAGTGGATCTACGCCACAGCGGCTGTTGGTTCCTGCAATGAAGATTTTGCCCCTGGTGACCTGGTCATTATCAAAGATTTTTTAGATTTCACCAAAAATAGACCAGTTACTTTTTTCGAAGGTGGAACAGAACCGGTATGTCATGTGGATATGACCAGTCCCTACTGTCCCATACTGAGAGACAAGTTTATCGCCTTTGCCAAACAGGAACAGATCTCCATCAAGGGGGAAGGTGTCTATGTCTGTACGGAAGGTCCCCGCTTTGAATCTCATCAAGAAATTCGCATGTATAAGAACTTAGGTGGCGATGTGGTAGGAATGACCAATATTCCTGAAGTTATTTTTGCCAAAGAGCTGGGAATGTGCTATGCGACTATCGGAATGATCAGTAACTGGTGCACCGGAATGCAGCAGGATCCTATCGCTCTTCACGATATCGAAACCGCTTTAGGAAATAGTAAGGAACTTCTCAGCCATGCTTTTATGAATATTTTTGAACAGTCCTTAGATCAGGATCAATGCACTTGTAACGCTTCTTTAGTAAGTCTTTGA
- a CDS encoding ABC transporter permease translates to MIDRMIIDGLAFALPLFIIALGGIYSERSGIINLALEGLMGFGAFSGALVVVLVLHHFPQLQPQGIYIAMLFAMLGGALFATIHASLCIYFKANQVISGVVINILSVSLTAFLTRQLNTLIFQAPSDRFQLGVANRITLPVLSEIPVLGAAFRNLYPFQFLIILVAIAAYILFNKSRYGMHLRACGDNPHAVAAAGLDVERIRFSAVVISGALAGLGGISFAYSISANFSPMIYMGYGYLAIAALIFGNWEISNTLAAALLFGFARSGGYALARSLEMSSNFNDITMTLPYVLTLILLIFFSKTNRVPRSLGEIYDKGKR, encoded by the coding sequence ATGATAGACCGAATGATTATTGATGGGCTTGCCTTTGCGTTGCCCTTATTTATTATTGCACTGGGAGGCATCTATAGTGAGCGAAGCGGTATTATCAATCTGGCCCTAGAAGGCCTGATGGGATTCGGTGCTTTTTCAGGAGCTTTGGTTGTGGTACTGGTTCTTCATCACTTTCCCCAGCTACAACCACAAGGCATTTACATCGCCATGCTTTTCGCCATGCTGGGAGGCGCCTTGTTTGCAACGATTCATGCCAGTCTATGCATCTATTTTAAGGCCAATCAGGTTATCTCCGGAGTTGTTATCAATATTCTCTCTGTATCCCTGACAGCCTTTCTGACCCGACAGCTAAACACCCTTATTTTCCAGGCACCTTCTGACCGTTTTCAATTGGGTGTGGCCAATCGGATCACGCTCCCTGTTTTGTCAGAAATCCCTGTATTAGGAGCTGCCTTTCGGAACCTTTATCCTTTTCAATTTCTGATTATCCTGGTAGCCATTGCTGCCTACATCCTTTTTAACAAAAGCCGCTACGGGATGCATCTGAGAGCTTGCGGTGATAATCCTCATGCCGTTGCTGCTGCCGGTCTGGATGTGGAGCGTATTCGATTTTCTGCTGTTGTGATTTCTGGAGCCTTAGCAGGTTTAGGAGGCATTAGCTTTGCTTACTCCATTTCAGCCAATTTTTCACCCATGATTTATATGGGTTATGGATATCTAGCCATCGCTGCCCTCATTTTCGGCAACTGGGAAATCAGCAATACACTGGCCGCTGCCCTTCTTTTTGGCTTTGCCCGGTCTGGTGGATACGCCTTAGCCCGATCCTTGGAAATGAGTAGTAATTTCAACGATATCACCATGACGCTTCCCTACGTCTTAACCTTGATTTTGTTGATTTTTTTCTCGAAAACCAACCGTGTTCCCAGATCTCTGGGTGAAATCTACGATAAAGGAAAACGGTAA
- the yfcC gene encoding putative basic amino acid antiporter YfcC: MNKEEQQKEKQGKKARPFQDWQMPDTYVIIFFVVAMAALLTYLVPVGQFDVTEVTYIQDGTENSREVLDPDTFQLIKNEEGEAVREGIRLFEPFGGVGFLNYAFEGLVSGSKWGTAVGIIAFILVIGGAFGIILRTGAVENAILAMIKRTKGMESLSIPIIFFFFSLGGAVFGMGEEAIPFAMILVPLMIAMGYDAITGICITYVATQIGFATSWMNPFSLAVAQGVSGIPVLSGAGFRIALWAFFTALGIAYTYRYAQGIRKDPTKSLSYESDAYYRNDFEGRKDIEVTFGLGDALVLFTIFAGVVWVVWGVMQHAYYIPEIATQFFVMGLVAGIIGVVFRLNDMRVNDIAISFRNGAKDLVGAAMVVGMAQGIILVLGGTDPTAGTVLNTILHYAGNAVGSLPPAVSAWIMFVFQSVFNFFVVSGSGQAALVMPLMAPLADIVGVSRQVAVLAFQLGDGFTNLIVPTSGCLMGVLGVAKLDWYQWFRFQIKFQIILFVLASLAMVLAVMIGFN; encoded by the coding sequence ATGAACAAAGAAGAACAACAGAAAGAGAAGCAGGGCAAAAAAGCAAGACCTTTTCAAGACTGGCAGATGCCGGATACCTATGTAATTATTTTCTTTGTTGTTGCAATGGCAGCATTATTAACGTATCTGGTACCTGTGGGACAGTTTGATGTAACCGAAGTCACCTATATACAGGACGGTACAGAAAATTCCAGAGAAGTACTCGACCCGGACACATTTCAATTGATTAAAAATGAAGAAGGAGAAGCTGTCCGAGAAGGTATTCGGTTATTTGAGCCCTTTGGTGGCGTAGGATTCCTTAACTATGCCTTTGAAGGACTGGTTAGCGGTAGCAAGTGGGGGACAGCTGTTGGCATTATTGCTTTTATTTTAGTAATTGGTGGGGCTTTTGGCATTATTTTAAGGACAGGAGCCGTAGAAAATGCTATTTTAGCCATGATTAAGCGAACAAAAGGGATGGAATCTCTATCCATACCTATTATTTTCTTTTTCTTTTCGCTGGGAGGAGCTGTTTTCGGGATGGGGGAAGAAGCTATTCCCTTTGCGATGATTCTGGTGCCATTAATGATTGCCATGGGCTATGACGCTATCACAGGCATATGCATTACCTATGTAGCGACGCAAATAGGTTTTGCTACTTCCTGGATGAATCCATTTAGCTTAGCGGTGGCTCAAGGTGTTTCTGGGATTCCAGTGCTTTCCGGTGCTGGTTTTCGAATTGCTTTATGGGCGTTTTTTACGGCTTTAGGGATTGCCTATACTTATCGATACGCTCAAGGTATCCGAAAAGATCCGACAAAATCCCTTTCTTACGAATCAGATGCATATTATCGAAATGATTTTGAAGGGCGTAAAGATATTGAAGTGACATTTGGGTTAGGGGATGCGTTGGTACTTTTCACCATATTTGCTGGTGTGGTATGGGTTGTATGGGGTGTTATGCAACATGCCTACTATATTCCAGAAATTGCTACTCAGTTTTTTGTGATGGGATTAGTGGCTGGCATTATCGGAGTTGTTTTTCGGCTTAATGATATGCGTGTCAACGATATTGCCATTTCTTTCCGTAATGGAGCAAAAGATCTGGTAGGAGCGGCGATGGTAGTAGGAATGGCTCAGGGAATTATTTTAGTACTGGGCGGAACGGATCCGACAGCAGGAACTGTTCTAAATACCATTTTGCATTATGCAGGCAATGCGGTTGGTTCATTACCACCGGCGGTTTCGGCCTGGATTATGTTTGTTTTTCAGTCTGTATTTAATTTCTTTGTTGTTTCTGGTTCAGGGCAAGCGGCGCTGGTCATGCCTCTGATGGCTCCTTTAGCTGACATTGTAGGCGTCAGCCGACAGGTAGCTGTTCTGGCTTTTCAACTGGGAGACGGATTTACCAACTTAATTGTCCCTACTTCCGGATGTTTAATGGGCGTTTTAGGAGTTGCTAAGCTGGACTGGTATCAGTGGTTCCGATTCCAGATAAAGTTTCAGATCATCTTGTTTGTACTGGCTTCCTTAGCCATGGTACTGGCTGTAATGATTGGATTTAATTAG
- a CDS encoding sigma-54 interaction domain-containing protein, with protein MKIVLLAGTDQTKARLHQQMEEMFQGLFHILSYAIDTGLPETIAADLVVFSSKQVADEISEKNLLSAGQRKVTAVRTIPMDYLDQVMKLAKGERILLVNDRLETALESIEALRRIGVDHIEMIPWAPTETLPLPLPKVAITPGEGYLVPAEINTVVDIGPRVFDFSTIAAILYQTGYYQNCSKAFSEGYLKKIIHMASKLADSHREIETLNQHLSEVIDGLNDGLMVFNQEGWVSVLNEKARQLLKVPDRGKSPIALTRLLSSAELKHFLLHEEVQEKILMLFQQEILVKKLVDPKSLTTAVILKNVQETIASGNQIKRDLMRRGFFARYTFDDLIGNSEALEKVKKTSRKLAASDLTVLLVGESGTGKEMIASSIHRASPRWEGPFLAVNFSALSDELIESELFGYEEGAFTGARKGGKMGLFEQADGGTIFLDEIGDISGKVQSRLLRVLQEKEIMPVGGHEIRSINVRIVAATNQNLEALVSRGIFREDLYYRLKNGFIHLPPLRQRKEDILPLAAHFISMETKRSLLLEREVKQAMENYHWPGNIRELQNLVSYMLAVAEGDYLTLEHFPDSHFFSQGFSSSLNQKKPPVFLTPAEEKVLCLMATCHRKGEKTGRESLCRRLRELEEREGRDAHSLQPRWTFHQVRVVLGGLVEKGLIQAGTGRQGSRLTEKGIRYIEEQKYNGC; from the coding sequence ATGAAAATTGTTTTGCTGGCCGGAACGGATCAAACGAAAGCAAGGCTTCATCAGCAAATGGAAGAAATGTTTCAAGGCTTGTTTCATATTCTGTCTTATGCCATTGATACCGGACTACCGGAGACCATAGCGGCGGATCTGGTGGTGTTTTCCAGCAAACAGGTAGCGGATGAAATAAGCGAAAAAAATCTGCTCTCAGCAGGGCAGCGGAAGGTAACGGCTGTTCGTACAATACCGATGGATTACTTGGATCAAGTGATGAAATTAGCCAAGGGTGAGCGGATATTACTGGTGAATGACAGGCTTGAAACAGCTTTAGAAAGTATCGAAGCGTTACGACGTATCGGGGTGGATCATATAGAAATGATTCCTTGGGCGCCGACGGAAACCTTACCACTTCCTTTACCGAAGGTAGCCATTACTCCCGGAGAAGGATACCTGGTACCTGCTGAGATTAATACAGTGGTAGATATTGGTCCTCGTGTTTTTGATTTTTCAACGATTGCAGCGATTCTTTACCAAACAGGTTATTACCAAAACTGTTCGAAGGCTTTTTCGGAAGGCTATTTGAAAAAAATCATTCATATGGCTTCTAAACTAGCGGATTCTCATCGGGAGATAGAAACCTTGAATCAGCATCTGAGTGAAGTGATCGATGGACTCAATGATGGGCTTATGGTATTTAATCAGGAGGGCTGGGTAAGTGTCCTGAATGAAAAAGCCAGGCAGTTGTTAAAAGTGCCGGATCGTGGGAAAAGCCCCATCGCTTTGACCCGATTGCTCTCATCTGCTGAATTAAAACATTTTTTGTTACATGAAGAGGTTCAGGAAAAAATACTGATGTTGTTTCAACAGGAAATATTGGTGAAAAAGTTAGTAGATCCAAAATCCTTAACAACAGCCGTTATTCTTAAAAATGTCCAAGAAACCATTGCTTCTGGTAATCAAATTAAAAGAGATTTAATGCGCCGAGGGTTTTTTGCACGATATACCTTTGATGATCTGATTGGCAATTCTGAGGCTCTGGAAAAAGTGAAGAAAACATCCCGTAAGCTGGCGGCCAGTGATTTGACAGTTTTGTTGGTAGGAGAAAGCGGGACGGGAAAAGAGATGATTGCCAGTTCCATTCATCGTGCATCCCCTCGCTGGGAAGGCCCTTTCTTAGCCGTTAACTTCAGCGCTTTATCCGATGAACTGATTGAAAGTGAGCTATTTGGCTATGAAGAAGGTGCTTTTACCGGTGCTCGCAAGGGCGGAAAAATGGGTCTTTTTGAGCAAGCAGATGGAGGTACTATTTTTCTGGATGAAATTGGTGATATTTCGGGAAAAGTCCAGTCGAGGCTGTTGCGGGTATTACAGGAAAAAGAAATTATGCCGGTGGGCGGCCATGAGATACGAAGTATTAATGTCAGAATCGTGGCGGCAACCAATCAAAATCTGGAAGCCCTTGTGTCGAGAGGGATCTTCCGGGAAGACCTATATTACCGGCTGAAAAATGGGTTTATCCATTTACCACCTTTGAGACAACGAAAAGAAGATATCCTTCCACTGGCTGCTCATTTTATCTCTATGGAAACAAAACGCAGCCTTTTATTGGAAAGGGAGGTCAAGCAGGCAATGGAGAACTATCATTGGCCGGGAAATATAAGAGAACTACAAAATTTGGTGTCCTACATGTTAGCGGTGGCGGAGGGGGATTACTTGACATTAGAACATTTTCCTGACTCTCATTTTTTTAGTCAAGGCTTTTCATCGTCTTTGAATCAGAAGAAGCCACCCGTTTTTTTAACACCGGCGGAAGAGAAAGTACTTTGTTTAATGGCGACATGCCACCGTAAGGGAGAAAAAACCGGACGGGAAAGCTTGTGCAGAAGGCTGCGGGAACTAGAGGAAAGAGAAGGAAGAGATGCACATTCCTTACAGCCGCGTTGGACGTTTCATCAAGTACGTGTGGTGCTGGGAGGATTGGTTGAAAAAGGGTTGATTCAGGCTGGAACGGGTAGGCAAGGAAGCCGTCTGACGGAAAAAGGTATCCGTTACATAGAGGAACAAAAATATAATGGGTGTTAA
- a CDS encoding O-acetyl-ADP-ribose deacetylase, producing the protein MPLKIIRDDITKVPVDAIVNAANKTLLGGSGVDGAIHRAAGPALLEECRRLGGCPTGQAKITQGYNLPATYVIHTVGPIWQGGNSDEAEQLASCYQNSLQLAKTYDLKSMAFPLISAGAYGYPKEQALEIAISTINAFLQQNPLLVYLVLFTEEDLILSHQWLKP; encoded by the coding sequence ATGCCACTTAAAATCATCCGTGATGATATTACAAAAGTACCTGTCGATGCCATTGTTAATGCAGCCAATAAAACCTTGTTAGGGGGCAGTGGCGTTGATGGAGCCATTCATCGGGCCGCCGGGCCAGCACTATTAGAAGAATGTCGCCGTTTAGGCGGCTGTCCGACAGGCCAGGCGAAAATCACCCAAGGCTATAACCTGCCGGCAACTTATGTGATTCATACCGTCGGACCTATTTGGCAAGGAGGAAACAGTGACGAAGCTGAACAGTTGGCTTCCTGCTATCAAAACTCTCTTCAACTGGCCAAAACCTATGATTTGAAAAGCATGGCTTTTCCCCTTATTTCAGCAGGGGCTTACGGTTATCCTAAGGAACAGGCTTTAGAGATTGCCATCTCTACCATTAATGCATTTTTACAGCAGAATCCCCTCCTCGTCTACCTGGTCCTGTTTACGGAGGAGGATTTGATCCTGAGTCACCAATGGTTGAAGCCCTGA